One genomic window of Actinoalloteichus hoggarensis includes the following:
- a CDS encoding N-acetylglucosamine kinase yields the protein MADPRDLVIGVDIGGTSTTAVLASADGRRHAWANGEGANPNAHPVDVATARLTEVLRELLTDVDAGRVSTGVLGMAGVSRLSDPAVDTAFQQAWAAAAGPAARLRVLSDVETAFAAGTPAATGVVLIAGTGAIAARIERNALHRISGGHGWLLGDEGSAFWLGREAVRHTLRAVEGADRPGELTDSVLDAALGAGSAFLDGSRTDGETRRRLIASVNSAPPVRLAEYAPLVSAACLAGDPAARKIVRRGATELATLVRRLRTSDDTSPVILAGSLLTSGSPLEAEVRAELADSADVLSEAWVDGAPDAATGAAWLAVAATIDDPTTARQVHRRLTERRTSVGGAPPEAWAGDTAASASTGTRAARAAGARASRAQAPPPAAPVSP from the coding sequence ATGGCAGACCCGCGTGACCTGGTGATCGGCGTCGACATCGGCGGCACCTCGACGACGGCGGTGCTCGCCTCGGCCGACGGCCGTCGACACGCCTGGGCGAACGGCGAGGGCGCGAACCCGAACGCCCACCCCGTCGACGTGGCGACGGCACGACTCACCGAGGTGCTGCGGGAGCTGCTCACCGACGTCGACGCCGGTCGAGTGTCGACGGGGGTGCTCGGCATGGCGGGTGTCTCGCGGTTGAGCGATCCGGCGGTCGACACGGCGTTCCAGCAGGCGTGGGCGGCCGCCGCGGGCCCGGCGGCGCGGCTGCGGGTCCTCAGCGACGTGGAGACGGCTTTCGCCGCCGGGACGCCCGCGGCCACGGGCGTGGTGCTCATCGCGGGCACCGGAGCGATCGCCGCCCGCATCGAGAGGAACGCCCTGCACAGGATCTCGGGCGGACACGGCTGGCTGCTCGGCGACGAGGGCTCCGCGTTCTGGCTGGGTCGGGAGGCGGTCCGCCATACGCTGCGGGCCGTGGAGGGCGCCGACCGGCCGGGCGAGCTGACGGACTCGGTACTCGACGCGGCGCTGGGAGCCGGCTCGGCCTTCCTCGACGGGTCGAGGACCGACGGCGAGACCCGTCGCAGGCTGATCGCCTCGGTCAACTCCGCGCCGCCGGTCCGGCTGGCCGAGTACGCGCCGCTGGTCAGCGCGGCCTGCCTGGCCGGCGATCCCGCGGCGAGGAAGATCGTGCGCCGGGGCGCCACCGAGCTCGCGACACTCGTCCGTCGGTTGCGGACCTCGGACGACACGAGTCCGGTGATCCTGGCGGGCAGCCTGCTCACCTCGGGCAGTCCGCTCGAGGCCGAGGTGCGGGCCGAGCTGGCGGACTCGGCGGACGTGCTGTCCGAGGCCTGGGTCGACGGGGCGCCGGACGCGGCCACCGGAGCGGCCTGGCTCGCCGTCGCGGCGACGATCGACGATCCGACGACCGCTCGGCAGGTCCACCGCAGGCTGACGGAGCGGCGGACCTCGGTCGGCGGGGCGCCGCCCGAGGCGTGGGCAGGCGACACGGCGGCATCGGCATCGACCGGAACGCGGGCCGCCCGAGCCGCAGGCGCGAGGGCATCGCGCGCCCAGGCGCCGCCGCCGGCCGCCCCCGTCTCGCCCTGA
- a CDS encoding YdcF family protein: MPAIVGAAVLIWGERLNRRWSRTQVADDADGAERVVAVVLGYRNPQPTANVVNRWRVRAGIRSVSGARNPQVIFSGGAVGGAVSEAKVMADYATSVLRFGGTVLLEDRSATTWENITNCIPLLEEADHIKIVSQPAHALKARAYLRRLRPDLAERLVRAAYCRPGEWLLAKPLLALHGLWSLRALRRQERSVSS; this comes from the coding sequence GTGCCCGCGATCGTCGGGGCCGCCGTCCTGATCTGGGGCGAACGGCTCAACCGCCGATGGTCGCGAACCCAGGTGGCCGACGACGCGGACGGTGCCGAGCGCGTGGTCGCGGTCGTCCTCGGGTACCGGAATCCGCAGCCCACGGCCAACGTCGTGAACCGATGGCGAGTCCGTGCCGGGATTCGATCCGTCAGTGGCGCCCGGAATCCGCAGGTGATCTTCAGCGGCGGTGCGGTGGGCGGCGCCGTCTCGGAGGCGAAGGTGATGGCCGACTACGCGACGTCGGTGCTGAGGTTCGGCGGCACGGTGCTGTTGGAGGACCGGAGCGCGACGACGTGGGAGAACATCACCAACTGCATTCCGCTGCTGGAGGAGGCCGACCACATCAAGATCGTCTCGCAGCCCGCACACGCGCTCAAGGCCCGCGCCTACCTGCGGCGCCTGCGGCCGGATCTCGCCGAGCGACTGGTGCGCGCGGCCTACTGCCGTCCCGGTGAATGGCTGCTCGCCAAGCCGCTGCTGGCGCTGCACGGCCTCTGGAGTCTCCGTGCCCTGCGGAGACAGGAGCGCAGCGTCTCGTCGTAG